In the Besnoitia besnoiti strain Bb-Ger1 chromosome XII, whole genome shotgun sequence genome, one interval contains:
- a CDS encoding hypothetical protein (encoded by transcript BESB_023670), whose protein sequence is MHALHGAAPLLSRFAASPRRMALWRGSAGCASRASGTAAETSGSECRRRQPVRESEDGCTADTSDSPGLSTTPVSRHLDTADASSRPSLSSHLPARLPDGFPAGLASGGSDVTSVCCRDSPVRCLTSSFSSGASSLVLPYPSWISPPHVSLSFPPRLPKHRVWPTAALASAGTISPCSFRRVVQQRRSRFPPSSSFSYPRLHSPQTPFRSPTWPLAISPRLASSSAFSTLTGAPSSPVAEGRLTALASNPALPLLLSSRSGSSSSCSSATLPVVATPSPRLVESNSSASTGGLAGPFCPVRVSEARLRLLQLASEATSLHLSCADSIADLTASGRAAKRASSGSHASLPPPDRPALPTRIEDLSKQALSLVDAVADSSRFGGASASAAVDTAAHQPDNTTSPDAQESDVCSLRDDVLDKLRDAAASVLLPGLVALLPPFASSISEFATADESARLRLELLPESLSSLLKLMIRVLQSPQRWASLTDDEFAATAHALRVFGCVDTLTAAAAADALLHENRLRQVSLRRLAEIASSLLDHHVARRIEDTRLCKNPPTVLLSSPSPDALIRRAAKAAQARLLSERDALLDAGILVRAWQTAASLSVLSHASHIRAEKGFLLLLERMKEQQKEGEGAAASAAASVLPEDELAALPLALAAVETPEERLFLWAAEQMLVRLGGPSLRQIHLALEESHAGASGRAAGSTEDRETRRPDGWHGKSRVSRDVRTRPADGRRPSGALGSGSGRGPGGSRSEQVKERALVHRLLHGMALWERIGPPGMQQQALPVFCQAILLPCLPLLPSTVLLHLLEAATSTTLATSVSRRPAFYFSSFLPSAEGLLARRAAGANRREAKQRLRQVLQEREDTLRRLAAGALGLLLLESSRRARFEKGQLFRLLRATRRFAEAQMLPKHQRLAQLLSDKSDGLLEVEAALAGGLPLLYRDIALQLRLVSRSAIFFPSRSGSLVNMALLSTLPASNERQMPVCGVELASAERDGWVPVAAGRSSLRSSSRRELSSEDLSGENSVERAARAMIHAATSGGADDRERGRPCPIATSELVDSLRDVTVLTGLLPLRRARQPHRSAPALSPAAEGAEWIDVLPEGHYLLDVLQELLPLLSLAVAPMKAATVSHSPQTSSEISEVVTSCSALLLRLVAFWNLKTELERCFASLGFAGGLPSVDRGKLACCRLLVLQLALLSYDSRVDPRAAALALRALLACLHRVPDPALSDHILVHLLPILPRCFSETASANGDSVCPAANGDARRVSASLYLVPVVSGFLRRVMEATATSTGGAQASGGDVGSCLRACRSVNSEAAVEAGELHPDSDSSDSGREPPVNSATDAQCWLSTEKGLTAVVPSLAAAAWLNHQCELLCGANGCAHEPNTGAAGDSARLDVGAGSETRLHGCPADAAFVAEMHQCTSRALRAAKRQFRRLPSRDVRLLEMHLRELERERGRGLQRAASASSPFIQQLQGLLADRWGIY, encoded by the exons ATGCATGCGCTGCACggtgctgcgcctctcctcagCCGCTTTGCGGCGAGCCCTCGCCGCATGGCTCTCtggcgcggctcggcgggATGCGCTTCACGCGCAAGCGGAACCGCTGCAGAGACCTCGGGGAGCGAATGTCGAAGGCGCCAGCCAGTGCGCGAATCAGAGGACGGATGTACCGCCGATACATCTGATTCGCCAGGGCTGAGCACTACACCAGTGTCCCGGCACCTGGATACCGCCGACGCGTCATCGCGTccgtcgctttcttctcacTTGCCCGCCCGCCTCCCAGACGGCTTTCCCGCCGGGCTCGCATCCGGCGGCTCTGATGTGACGTCTGTCTGTTGCCGCGACTCTCCTGTACGTTGCTTGACTTCATCGTTCTCTTCAGGGGCGTCTTCCTTGGTTCTACCTTACCCCTCGTGGATCTCTCCTCCTCACGTCTCTCTGTCATTCCCTCCGCGTCTACCGAAGCACCGCGTCTGGCCTAcggccgcgctcgcttcAGCGGGCACGATTTCGCCATGCTCCTTTCGCCGGGtcgtgcagcagcgccgctctcgctttccgccgtcttcttccttttcctACCCTCGTCTACACTCTCCGCAGACTCCCTTCAGGTCACCCACGTGGCCTCTTGCGAtctcgccgcgccttgcGTCCTCGTCAGCCTTCTCTACGCTgaccggcgcgccctcgtcgcctgtcGCGGAGGGCCGTTTGACTGCGCTTGCGTCGAACCCGGCTCTGCCGTTGCTgctgtcttctcgctctggctcgtcgtcgtcgtgctCTTCTGCGACGCTGCCAGTAGTTGCTAccccgtctcctcgcttgGTGGAGTCCAACTCTTCCGCATCGACCGGCGGCCTGGCTGGGCCCTTCTGTCCCGTCCGAGTTtccgaggcgcgcctccgcctgcttcagcttgccagcgaggcgacgtcgCTTCATCTCTCCTGCGCAGATTCCATAGCGGATCTGACCGCTTCAGGGCGGGCTGCCAAGCGAGCGTCTTCAGGCTCGCACGCcagcctgcctccgccggaCAGGCCTGCGCTGCCCACGCGAATTGAGGACCTATCAAAGCAAGCATTATCACTcgtcgacgccgtcgcggatTCTTCAAGATTCGGCGGTGCGAGTGCCTCAGCCGCCGTGGACACAGCAGCGCACCAACCAGACAACACCACGTCACCCGATGCTCAAGAATCCGATGTCTGTTCGCTGCGTGACGATGTCCTCGACAAACTCAGGGATGCGGCAGCCTCTGTCCTCCTCCCCGGCCTTGtggcgctgcttccgccgTTTGCCTCAAGCATTTCGGAGTTCGCTACGGCGGACGAGAGtgcgcggcttcgtctcGAGCTCCTCCCTGAATCGTTGAGTTCGCTGTTGAAGCTCATGATTCGGGTGCTGCAGAGTCCGCAGAGATGGGCATCTTTGACTGACGACGAGTTTGCAGCAACGGCGCACGCCTTGCGGGTTTTTGGATGCGTCGACACCTtgacagccgctgcggcagcagacgcgcttCTCCACGAGAATCGCCTGCGGCAGGTtagcctccgccgcctggcggAAATTGCTTCCTCGCTACTCGATCATCACGTTGCTCGTCGCATTGAGGACACCAGACTCTGCAAAAATCCTCCAACCGTCCTCCTGAGCAGTCCGTCTCCAGATGCGTTAATCCGGCGAGCAGCAAAGGCTGcacaggcgcggctgctgagtgagcgcgacgcgctgtTGGATGCTGGGATCCTCGTGCGCGCCTGGCAGACGGCGGCATCGCTGTCGGTCCTCTCGCACGCATCGCACATCCGCGCAGAAAAGGggttccttctccttcttgaGCGCATGAAGGAGCAGCagaaagagggagaaggcgctgctgcctctgccgctgcgtctgtgcTGCCAGAGGACGAGCTTGCCGCGCTTCCTCTTgccctcgctgccgtcgAGACCCCTGAGGAGAGGCTGTTTCTCTGGGCCGCAGAACAGATGCTTGTGCGTCTGGGGGGACCGAGCTTGCGGCAAATCCATCTGGCGCTCGAGGAGTCGCATGCAGGGGCAAGTGGCAGGGCGGCCGGTTCCACTGAAGACAGGGAAACGCGCCGCCCTGACGGCTGGCACGGGAAGTCTCGGGTGTCGCGGGACGTGCGGACGAGACCGGCGGACGGCCGACGCCCCAGCGGAGCtctcggcagcggcagcggacgcggccCTGGAgggagccgcagcgagcaAGTGAAGGAGCGCGCGCTGGTGCACAGACTGCTCCACGGGATGGCACTCTGGGAGCGCATCGGCCCGCCAGgaatgcagcagcaggcgctgcccgTCTTCTGCCAGGCG ATCCTCTTGCCctgcctccctcttcttccgtctACTGTACTTCTCCACCTGCTCGAGGCAGCCACCTCCACGACGCTTGCGACAAGTGTGTCCCGCCGGCCTGCGTTCTacttctcttctttcctgcCGTCCGCGGaaggtctcctcgcccggcgcgccgcgggcgcgaacCGCCGCGAAGCGAAGCAACGCCTGCGGCAGGTCCTGCAGGAGCGAGAAGACACGctgaggcgcctcgcggctggcgcgctgggcctgctgctgctggagtcgagcaggcgcgcccggTTCGAGAAGGGACAGCTCTTCCGGCTCCTCCGGGCGACGAGACGCTTTGCCGAGGCCCAGATGCTGCCCAAGCACCAGCGACTTGCACAGCTTCTCAGCGACAAGAGCGACGGTCTCCTAGAGGTTGAGGCAGCGCTCGCTGGA GGCCTTCCGTTACTCTACCGCGATATTGCTCTccagctccgcctcgtctcgcgAAGTGCGATTTTCTTCCCCAGTCGCAGCGGTTCTCTTGTCAACATGGCTCTGCTGTCGACCCTCCCCGCCTCAAATGAAAGGCAGATGCCCGTGTGTGGAGTCGAGCTGGCTagcgccgagcgcgacggtTGGGTGCCTGTCGCTGCGGGGCGATCCTCGCTACGCAGTTCCTCGCGGCGGGAGTTGAGCTCGGAGGACCTGTCCGGGGAGAACTCCGTTGAGCGTGCAGCTCGGGCTATGATTCATGCTGCGACATCCGGTGGAGCGGACgatagagagagaggcaggccgTGCCCGATTGCCACCTCCGAGCTCGTGGACAGTCTTCGAGATGTCACAGTCCTGACAGGGCTGCTTCCactgcggcgtgcgcgtcaGCCGCATCGTTCAGCGCCGGCTCTATCGCCTGCGGCCGAGGGCGCAGAATGGATAGATGTGTTGCCTGAAGGGCACTACCTCCTAGATGTGCTTCAGGagcttctgcctctgctgtcCCTCGCCGTTGCGCCCATGAAAGCGGCCACGGTATCTCACTCACCGCAGACCTCGTCGGAAATCTCCGAGGTGGTCACAAGTTGCTCGGCGTTGTTGCTGCGGCTGGTGGCTTTTTGGAACCTCAAGACGGAACTGGAGCGgtgcttcgcgtctctcggaTTCGCGGGCGGTCTGCCCAGTGTAGATCGAGGAAagctcgcctgctgccgccttctcgttCTCCAGCTCGCGTTGCTTTCTTACGACTCACGCGTCGATCCCCGAGCTGCTGCCTTGGCGCTCCGAGCCCTG CTGGCGTGCCTCCACAGAGTACCGGATCCGGCGCTATCGGACCACATCCTTGTTCACTTGCTGCCCATCCTTCCTCGTTGTTTCTCCGAAACTGCAAGCGCAAACGGGGACTCGGTTTGCCCTGCGGCGAACGGTGACGCCCGACGCGTATCCGCTTCCCTGTACCTCGTCCCCGTGGTCTCCGGgtttcttcgccgcgtgATGGAAGCAACGGCGACAAGCACCGGCGGTGCACAGgcaagcggcggagacgtTGGCAGCTGCTTACGTGCGTGCAGAAGTGTCAATTCTGAAGCCGCtgtcgaggcaggcgagctgCACCCCGACTCAGATTCATCTGATagcggccgcgagccacCAGTCAACAGCGCGACCGACGCGCAGTGCTGGCTGAGTACAGAAAAGGGGCTGACGGCCGTCGTGCCCTCCcttgctgccgctgcgtggCTCAATCACCAGTGCGAGCTTCTGTGCGGCGCCAATGGCTGTGCTCACGAGCCAAACACCGGAGCCGCTGGGGACAGCGCGCGACTAGATGTAGGTGCTGGGAGCGAAACCCGGTTGCATGGCTGCCCTGCGGACGCGGCGTTCGTTGCGGAGATGCACCAATGCACCTCGAGAGCCTTGCGTGCAGCGAAGCGCCAATTTCGGCGTCTCCCCTCTCGAGACGTCCGCCTTCTGGAGATGCATCTGCGAGAACTTgagcgagagcgcggccgcgggctacaaagagcggcgagcgcctcatCCCCTTTCATACAACAGTTGCAAGGCCTCTTGGCGGATCGATGGGGCATCTACTAG
- a CDS encoding hypothetical protein (encoded by transcript BESB_023680) translates to MESRCCAASVTDIEEGAVDEGEEAGFEEDWDDRREADGDGELEELDADLADGNEADENEHGRRSEWLERENELEAG, encoded by the coding sequence ATGGaaagccgctgctgcgcagctaGCGTCACAGATatcgaggaaggcgcagttgatgaaggagaagaagcaggatTCGAAGAGGACTGGGACGACcggagagaagcagacggcgacggggAGCTAGAGGAGCTCGATGCCGACCTGGCGGATGGCAACGAGGCTGACGAGAACGAACACGGACGGAGGAGCGAATGgttagagagagagaacgagctCGAGGCTGGCTGA